Proteins encoded by one window of bacterium:
- a CDS encoding response regulator: MERERPPDALVPATPRPMVSPAASVLIVEDDDTIREALAAYLTRAGFMVSQAENGVRGLDVARERAFDVIVSDVMMPEMNGLAFLEQARIIHPDCAVILITGYADLSVAIEAMKKGAADFVSKPFQFEYLEGVIRGILRKRGADKPETREAISERLEQKVQELSMLQSINELMEDLPGAEDIFANLCDMATKICGAGAAAYYLFDRDTNVFTLHKIHPQLSEIGRPGSIRLPRIVADTLARDRQPLRFAEPAGIDFYRSVVGPAADRPRAVVLAPLFVRDEYFGLLSVEDKIASVAFTEDDVSYIRLFLKKAGMAIENRALYETIYNNLISTLHSLVSTIEAKDPYTRLHSDRVTRLAVMIGEEMGCADEDLESLRFTGMLHDIGKIGVSDAVLQKKGPLTAQEFESIKLHPIIGEKILTPLNMMPHERAVIRNHHERWDGRGYPDGLAGADIPFLTRILCLADAYDAMTSDRVYRSGLPHETAMKEIIDNAWKQFDGNVVNAFLSICKRIPNLKSHLDHVIDPKSAA; this comes from the coding sequence CGCTCGCCGCGTACCTCACGCGCGCGGGATTCATGGTTTCGCAAGCCGAAAACGGCGTTCGCGGGCTCGATGTGGCGCGCGAGCGGGCTTTTGACGTCATCGTCTCGGACGTGATGATGCCGGAGATGAACGGACTCGCGTTTCTGGAGCAGGCCCGGATCATCCATCCTGATTGCGCGGTCATTCTCATCACGGGATACGCGGACCTGTCCGTGGCGATCGAGGCGATGAAAAAAGGCGCGGCGGATTTCGTCAGCAAGCCCTTCCAGTTCGAATACCTGGAGGGAGTCATCCGCGGCATCCTGCGCAAGCGCGGCGCGGACAAGCCCGAAACCCGGGAGGCGATCTCCGAGCGCCTGGAGCAGAAGGTCCAGGAGCTTTCGATGCTCCAGTCGATCAACGAGCTGATGGAAGACCTGCCCGGCGCGGAGGATATCTTCGCGAACCTGTGCGACATGGCTACCAAAATCTGCGGCGCCGGCGCCGCGGCGTATTATCTGTTCGACCGCGACACGAACGTCTTCACGCTTCACAAGATCCATCCGCAACTCTCGGAGATCGGCCGGCCCGGCTCGATCCGCCTGCCGAGGATCGTCGCCGACACGCTCGCGCGCGATCGCCAGCCCCTGCGTTTCGCGGAACCGGCCGGCATCGACTTCTACCGTTCCGTCGTCGGCCCCGCCGCCGATCGCCCGCGCGCCGTCGTCCTCGCGCCGCTTTTCGTTCGCGACGAATACTTCGGCCTGCTATCGGTGGAAGACAAGATCGCGTCCGTCGCGTTCACCGAGGACGACGTCTCCTACATCCGCCTGTTCCTGAAAAAGGCGGGCATGGCGATCGAAAACCGCGCCCTCTACGAGACGATCTACAACAACCTCATCTCCACGCTGCACTCGCTCGTCTCGACGATCGAGGCGAAAGACCCGTACACGCGCCTTCATTCCGACCGCGTCACGCGCCTCGCCGTCATGATCGGCGAGGAGATGGGATGCGCCGACGAGGATCTGGAGAGCCTGCGTTTCACCGGCATGCTCCACGACATCGGCAAGATCGGCGTGTCCGACGCGGTGCTGCAAAAAAAGGGTCCGCTGACCGCGCAGGAGTTCGAGTCGATCAAGCTGCACCCGATCATCGGCGAAAAGATCCTGACGCCACTCAATATGATGCCGCACGAGCGCGCGGTGATCCGCAATCACCACGAGCGCTGGGACGGGCGGGGCTACCCCGACGGCCTGGCCGGCGCGGACATCCCGTTTCTGACGCGCATCCTTTGCCTGGCCGACGCCTACGACGCGATGACCTCCGACCGCGTTTACCGTTCGGGCCTGCCGCACGAAACGGCGATGAAGGAAATCATCGACAACGCCTGGAAGCAGTTCGACGGCAACGTCGTCAACGCCTTCCTGTCGATCTGCAAACGCATCCCGAACCTGAAATCCCACCTCGACCACGTCATCGATCCGAAGTCCGCGGCGTAA